A single genomic interval of Mauremys reevesii isolate NIE-2019 linkage group 24, ASM1616193v1, whole genome shotgun sequence harbors:
- the LOC120390521 gene encoding IgGFc-binding protein-like yields MEAAGQMLHGVPLENSQYQLCGTACPATCVDPSAPAAAKTLRGKLSVQGRFCAEPGKCVPKGSCGCLFEGRPFAPNESFWVDEACGTRCMCNAATRQVECVAAKCKRSERCGLVNGIRGCYPSSYATCSVTRNLHYATFDGQRYNFQGTCHYQLTALCKKAEGLVDFEVYFQENSTAPVQIKVYETDIRVSNQFPGKIMVNSFLINLPFNLDKKITMYRNGRATVIQTDFGLSITYAGWSGRTTVTLPVTYTGAVCGLCGNFNMDSKDDMLMRDGTLAPNPISFGQSWKKLLKTTTR; encoded by the exons ATGGAGGCAGCTGGCCAGATGCT CCATGGAGTGCCCCTGGAGAACAGCCAGTACCAGCTCTGTGGAACAGCCTGCCCAGCCACGTGTGTGGACCCGTcagccccagcagctgccaaGACCCTGCGTGGAAAGCTGTCAGTGCAAGGACGGTTTTGTGCTGAGCCAGGCAAATGTGTCCCCAAGGGCAGCTGTGGGTGCCTATTTGAGGGACGCCCCTTTGCCCCCAACGAGAGCTTCTGGGTCgatgaggcatgtgggacacggTGCATGTGCAACGCAGCCACTAGACAAGTCGAATGTGTGGCTGCTAAATGCAAACGTTCAGAGAGGTGCGGGCTAGTGAATGGCATAAGGGGCTGTTACCCCTCTAGCTACGCCACCTGCTCTGTGACAAGGAATCTGCACTATGCCACCTTTGATGGACAGAGATACAACTTCCAAGGCACCTGCCACTACCAGCTAACTGCCCTGTGTAAGAAGGCAGAGGGACTGGTGGACTTTGAAGTCTATTTCCAGGAGAACAGTACTGCTCCTGTACAGATCAAGGTTTATGAAACTGACATCAGGGTCAGCAATCAATTCCCTGGGAAAATCATG GTGAACAGTTTCCTGATTAATCTTCCCTTCAACCTCGATAAGAAAATCACTATGTATAGAAATGGCAGGGCCACAGTGATCCAGACAGACTTTGGCCTCAGCATTACTTATGCTGGGTGGTCAGGACGCACCACGGTGACTCTGCCAGTTACCTACACGGGAGCCGTGTGTGGTCTGTGTGGCAATTTTAACATGGACAGTAAGGATGACATGCTTATGAGGGATGGCACGCTGGCACCCAACCCCATCAGCTTTGGCCAGAGCTGGAAG AAGCTATTGAAAACAACAACGAGGTAG
- the LOC120390522 gene encoding IgGFc-binding protein-like, with product MAKLVSIQVYGITFTLLQNIQGLIMVDGVFHNLPVITANRRLQAYQHGTNILVQTDFGLIVSYDLVYQARVTIPQRYQGHTCGLCGNYSGRQDSKFLLPSGRTSSDVAAFGSAWEVQVPGASCVDRCAGNSCPVCEERKKDVFKQRHYCGLLTALTA from the exons ATGGCCAAGCTGGTGTCCATTCAGGTGTATGGGATCACATTCACCCTGCTGCAGAACATACAGGGGCTCATCATG GTGGATGgggtattccacaacctcccggtGATCACGGCCAACAGGCGGCTCCAAGCATATCAGCATGGTACTAACATCCTGGTGCAAACTGACTTTGGCCTCATTGTGAGTTACGACCTGGTTTACCAGGCCAGAGTCACCATTCCACAGCGATACCAGGGCCACACATGTGGCCTGTGCGGGAACTACAGTGGACGGCAGGACAGCAAgttcctgctccccagtggcAGGACATCCTCTGATGTGGCAGCATTTGGCTCTGCTTGGGAAGTCCAGGTCCCAGGAGCATCATGTGTAGACAGATGTGCTGGGAACAGCTGTCCAGTTTGTGAGGAGAGGAAGAAGGACGTCTTCAAACAGCGCCACTACTGCGGGTTGCTCACAGCCCTGACAGCC